In Phyllostomus discolor isolate MPI-MPIP mPhyDis1 chromosome 2, mPhyDis1.pri.v3, whole genome shotgun sequence, the following are encoded in one genomic region:
- the SNRNP27 gene encoding LOW QUALITY PROTEIN: U4/U6.U5 small nuclear ribonucleoprotein 27 kDa protein (The sequence of the model RefSeq protein was modified relative to this genomic sequence to represent the inferred CDS: deleted 1 base in 1 codon; substituted 1 base at 1 genomic stop codon), which translates to MGGSRRRSCSLQREHRQSQSTPREREHRCQGRSWSQERDWRRNCSQSQHSIHSRSPTLHRSTSPSPSLLKERRDEEKKAKETKSXECQNTKEHLEGKTEEEIEMMQLMGFASFDSTKGKKVDGSVNACAINVSQKRKYRQYMNRKGGFNRPLDFMRIEMLKNDFPLIIIRRVDVIFIFHSH; encoded by the exons ATGGGTGGCAGCCGCCGCCGCAGCTGCTCCCTGCAAAGGGAGCATAGGCAGTCCCAGTCCACCCCcagggagagagaacacaggtgcCAAGGAAGGTCCTGGTCCCAGGAGAGAGATTGGAGAAGGAACTGCTCTCAATCCCAGCACAGTATACACTCCAGG TCCCCAACGTTACATAGATCCacatctccttccccttctctactgaaagaaagaagagatgaggaaaagaaagcaaaagaaacgAAGAGCTAAGAATGTCAGAATACTAAGGAACACTTGGAgggcaaaacagaggaagaaatagaaatgatgcAGCTAATGGGGTTTGCCTCCTTTGActccacaaaaggaaaaaaggtggATGGCTCTGTAAATGCCTGTGCCATAAATGTGTCTCAGAAGAGGAAGTACAGGCAATACATGAATCGAAAAGGTGGATTCAACAGACCTTTGGATTTCATGAGAATTGAAATGTTGAAGAATGATTTTCCCCTCATTATAATCAGAAGAGtggatgttatttttatatttcatagtcATTGA